The following proteins come from a genomic window of Leptospira sanjuanensis:
- a CDS encoding helix-turn-helix domain-containing protein — translation MFETNSSNVIESVTNQDEIKLERVKVLLEKIQFHPKNEKIFRPKTEEFIRRLAENIKRNGLHEPISLQKIPDSDLYLCLSGEHRIKAVKLLGWVAIDAYIVSPEDPVSYIAEKNYGKGQYHFKDRLLTYREFCPEFFTGTKIVLERLNEISKKTGILLSTLKGDLKKIRKGSNKEDSIEILHELWAKKKIRNLRINLADQGNGKFLLKVHGKNLNYEWRGAFKEVVCECAKAARSKYFDKNFKSENEETASRIKALRKEAGLTQFQLAQGLGYSQSYFAELEGGKWECSEALFEQIALFCQERIA, via the coding sequence GTGTTTGAAACAAATTCCAGTAACGTAATAGAGTCAGTAACCAATCAAGACGAGATAAAACTCGAACGTGTAAAGGTTCTTTTGGAGAAGATTCAATTTCATCCAAAGAATGAAAAAATATTCCGTCCTAAAACGGAAGAGTTCATCCGGCGATTAGCGGAGAATATAAAACGAAACGGGCTTCACGAACCTATCTCACTTCAAAAGATTCCAGATTCAGATCTGTATCTTTGTCTTTCCGGCGAGCATAGAATCAAAGCGGTAAAACTACTTGGATGGGTGGCGATCGATGCGTATATCGTTTCCCCCGAAGATCCAGTTTCCTATATAGCCGAAAAAAATTACGGAAAAGGTCAGTATCATTTTAAAGACAGACTCTTAACGTATCGCGAGTTTTGTCCGGAGTTTTTTACCGGAACAAAAATTGTCCTAGAAAGACTCAATGAAATCAGTAAGAAAACGGGAATCCTTCTCTCTACACTGAAAGGCGATCTAAAGAAAATCAGAAAGGGTTCAAACAAAGAGGATTCGATTGAAATCCTGCACGAACTTTGGGCTAAGAAAAAGATTCGAAATCTTCGGATAAACTTGGCGGATCAAGGAAACGGAAAGTTCCTCCTTAAAGTCCACGGTAAGAATCTGAATTATGAGTGGCGCGGAGCGTTTAAAGAAGTGGTTTGCGAGTGCGCGAAGGCGGCCCGTTCCAAATACTTTGACAAAAATTTTAAATCCGAAAACGAAGAGACGGCCTCTCGAATAAAGGCGTTACGAAAAGAGGCGGGACTAACTCAGTTCCAGCTCGCTCAAGGACTCGGTTACTCGCAAAGCTATTTCGCGGAACTTGAAGGCGGGAAATGGGAGTGTTCGGAAGCACTGTTTGAACAGATCGCTCTTTTTTGTCAGGAGAGAATCGCATGA
- a CDS encoding DNA-methyltransferase, protein MSFEIICGSADTVLKDYREKNLIYPKFDCLVTSPPYFQKRKYLDDSHPSVSLEIGRERKTRQYFSHLALVFREAAKHLKDSATVFVNIGDSFQYGQAIRIPSGFVDFMKEEGYHFVQEIIWAKSISTDSGNVGSCKPESVRRRFTNSHEYVLFFVRDMDLYYFNAESVSVPISQIHHNQIHSFSKVKETSASEHSSLEFNSEKEYERYLAETPTSVKNRILENKIKSGNFTARRRSVWQIPTPNSRGRHTAVGPERLFEICVLAGCPEGGIVLDPFAGEGTVGKTALKNNRRFVGIDLDERSCAEANKNLVSYLQRAS, encoded by the coding sequence ATGAGTTTTGAAATTATTTGCGGTTCTGCTGATACGGTTCTAAAGGACTACAGAGAAAAAAATCTGATCTATCCGAAGTTCGATTGCCTCGTGACCTCGCCGCCGTATTTCCAAAAACGAAAATACTTAGATGACTCGCACCCCTCCGTTAGTCTTGAGATCGGGAGAGAAAGAAAGACAAGGCAGTATTTTTCTCATCTCGCTTTAGTATTCAGAGAGGCCGCGAAACACCTAAAAGATTCCGCGACGGTGTTTGTAAACATCGGTGATTCCTTCCAATACGGACAGGCGATCCGAATCCCTTCCGGGTTCGTTGACTTTATGAAAGAAGAAGGATACCACTTCGTTCAGGAAATCATTTGGGCGAAATCTATTTCAACGGACTCCGGTAACGTTGGATCTTGTAAGCCTGAGTCCGTTAGAAGAAGATTCACAAACTCACACGAATACGTTTTGTTCTTTGTTCGTGATATGGATCTTTACTATTTTAACGCTGAAAGTGTTTCGGTTCCGATCTCTCAAATCCATCACAATCAAATTCACAGCTTTTCAAAAGTGAAAGAAACATCCGCGAGTGAACACAGCTCACTTGAATTTAATAGCGAAAAAGAATATGAAAGATACTTAGCGGAAACTCCAACATCCGTCAAGAACCGGATACTCGAAAACAAAATCAAATCAGGAAACTTCACAGCTCGCAGGCGATCCGTTTGGCAAATACCTACACCGAATTCAAGAGGAAGACATACGGCTGTCGGACCCGAAAGACTGTTTGAAATCTGCGTTCTTGCGGGTTGCCCGGAGGGAGGAATCGTCCTAGATCCATTCGCTGGTGAGGGAACAGTCGGAAAAACTGCGCTCAAAAACAATCGTAGATTTGTAGGGATAGATCTAGATGAAAGGTCCTGCGCGGAAGCAAATAAGAATCTGGTCAGCTATCTTCAAAGAGCGTCTTAA
- a CDS encoding PBSX family phage terminase large subunit yields the protein MSKKSLLKIDPKKTNAYTVQRNQFFSEKQSRALDEDWSSPYVQEICYDGGARSGKTYLIIKAIISRAWLSPYSRHLIARYRLNHLKISVWKQTLIPCLKEMGFVEDRDYTINESLHILTFTNGSEIYGAGLDDADRVEKIMGTEFCTIFINEATQISYATYQKIKTRLSLVREELINKLIVDCNPRNRFHWIFKYFVLRQDPETSNALSANKLSRMSRRSWTPLDNPFLSKEYVQMLEELTGAERERLFLGQWIDVEGLVYPKFEESIVEPFEIPESWDCAGAVDFGYTNPFVFLWLYYDKSNETWYLADEHYEREKTVRAHCEEIKERRKPNLFIVADHDAEDRATMAECGLPTLAADKDVSTGIQALMKLLSAKQGVKLRIFRTCVHTIEEFSIYSWVPAKDGKNAIEVPAKNSDHSMDCLRYFALKILGRKNSIITREKETVKKEIEDNRPVTLSDIQNQRLARLGIHPSFRHSRN from the coding sequence TTGTCGAAGAAATCTCTTCTAAAAATAGATCCGAAGAAAACTAACGCATACACCGTTCAACGAAATCAATTCTTCTCTGAAAAACAATCCCGCGCCTTAGACGAGGATTGGTCTTCTCCATACGTACAAGAGATCTGCTACGACGGTGGCGCGCGAAGTGGTAAGACTTACCTTATCATAAAAGCCATTATCTCAAGAGCTTGGCTCTCACCTTACTCACGTCACCTGATCGCACGTTACAGACTCAATCACCTTAAAATCTCCGTTTGGAAACAAACTCTCATTCCATGCCTTAAAGAAATGGGGTTCGTCGAGGACCGCGATTATACAATTAACGAGTCACTCCATATTCTGACATTTACAAACGGATCTGAGATTTACGGCGCGGGCCTCGATGACGCAGACCGCGTTGAAAAGATCATGGGAACGGAATTTTGTACGATCTTTATCAATGAAGCGACCCAAATCTCCTACGCCACATATCAAAAAATCAAAACCCGTCTCTCACTCGTTCGAGAAGAACTTATAAACAAACTCATCGTCGATTGTAACCCGCGAAACAGGTTCCACTGGATCTTTAAGTATTTTGTTCTAAGACAAGACCCAGAGACAAGTAACGCGTTATCTGCTAATAAACTTTCACGGATGTCAAGAAGGTCATGGACGCCCTTAGACAATCCTTTTCTTTCCAAAGAGTATGTCCAGATGCTTGAGGAACTTACCGGAGCGGAAAGAGAAAGGCTCTTTCTCGGTCAGTGGATCGATGTCGAGGGACTTGTTTACCCCAAGTTCGAAGAATCGATAGTCGAGCCTTTCGAAATCCCAGAGTCATGGGACTGCGCCGGAGCAGTGGACTTCGGATACACAAATCCATTTGTATTTCTCTGGCTTTACTATGATAAATCTAACGAAACCTGGTATTTAGCGGATGAACACTACGAACGCGAAAAGACAGTTCGCGCACACTGCGAAGAGATAAAAGAAAGAAGAAAACCAAATCTTTTCATAGTCGCAGATCACGACGCGGAAGACCGCGCGACGATGGCAGAGTGCGGCCTCCCTACACTTGCCGCCGACAAAGACGTTTCAACGGGAATTCAAGCCCTTATGAAACTCCTTTCCGCAAAGCAAGGCGTCAAGCTTCGAATCTTTAGAACCTGTGTCCATACGATCGAAGAATTCTCTATTTACTCATGGGTTCCTGCAAAAGACGGGAAAAACGCGATTGAAGTTCCCGCAAAAAATTCCGATCACTCGATGGACTGTCTTCGGTATTTCGCTCTTAAAATCCTTGGAAGAAAAAATTCGATCATCACGAGAGAAAAGGAAACAGTAAAAAAAGAAATTGAAGACAATAGACCCGTAACTCTTTCAGACATTCAAAATCAAAGACTTGCAAGGCTTGGAATTCATCCGTCTTTTAGGCATTCCAGAAATTAG
- a CDS encoding cold-shock protein: METKSKILTGTIRRYIPWNQEINRGGYGFIETENQRSYFFNAKYSSIREEEIQNGTPVEFETRRGYDKVKGVFETQATRVKRI; the protein is encoded by the coding sequence TTGGAAACAAAATCAAAAATTTTAACCGGAACAATCAGACGTTACATTCCTTGGAACCAGGAGATTAACCGAGGAGGATACGGATTTATTGAAACCGAAAACCAGAGAAGCTATTTCTTCAATGCGAAATATTCAAGTATAAGAGAAGAAGAAATCCAAAACGGAACCCCTGTTGAGTTTGAAACGCGCAGAGGATACGACAAGGTAAAAGGAGTTTTTGAAACTCAAGCCACAAGAGTCAAAAGGATTTGA
- a CDS encoding ParB N-terminal domain-containing protein yields the protein MSLLTKEEITSDLAETILDKVHLGMTKQNPLWQEWAMEEDSEPWKEGQLNELSRKSFLTVLRSSDKKISKDGCLALAREFKKLGADFLSDFLKEKADVTDEEGELNAEKSKQTEKSVCVGSISNVLKSNPTQAQLRAGNYKKNHVRIHGLDIAIENKKGSYRSGEDKDGKAWKTKIRNDYGYIRRTTGADGDHVDVFLGPDNESELVFVINQKNKDQSFDEYKVMIGFHDQKAAKTAYLSNYEKGWKGFGSIVPLTISQFKEWLRVGKTKKELKNPKIEFLKSRLALISNNDSLENNIHREKEETRLPIQKAYLTLFDSKRIENQTSKEILKNSLSVLKDCLPRLERILKAQIGRNADPINTTSVWSDGLTHIKKEEGWRVLPKGRQKREFVPQNTPRKKEAKEETPKKGDSVPTTLPFNKLRVIKQYTDKENYDRNQIDSLKALIFQNGYDPGFPMAVDLKDDQWTVVAGHHRYEAIKELIGEGKLPDNFTVHVVPKSFQTSNDRLVAQVSENHRRSVNPTDESKAYAEMQKNGWDTKTIAEKLGKKVGEIDKRLALNNLCPDLFKLISKKDRSLPLGVAEVIGMFGKDSNDKPNQTIQIKAFKWYVENKSKYPGKGPSVVQNYIKELLSGEFDNFSFEQVATSVQKEALRSIGSMEKAATNRKMLNTMLDTLQKTYNRILGDNVSALSPEFSKELAASIAVAEDKGVGSSAMIGRLSTIIQDLSIIKNSIQSKLKEIEDDSSIGLLFDAPNRAESQNDPSKSNKEDYLYPIAS from the coding sequence TTGTCCCTTCTTACAAAAGAAGAAATTACAAGCGACCTCGCTGAGACGATTCTTGATAAAGTTCATCTTGGTATGACGAAACAAAACCCACTCTGGCAAGAGTGGGCAATGGAAGAGGATTCTGAGCCTTGGAAAGAAGGGCAGTTAAATGAACTTTCGAGAAAGTCTTTTTTGACGGTACTTCGATCCTCGGATAAAAAGATTTCTAAAGACGGCTGTCTTGCATTGGCTCGGGAGTTTAAAAAACTCGGAGCTGACTTCCTATCAGATTTTCTAAAAGAAAAAGCTGATGTCACAGACGAAGAGGGCGAGCTCAATGCGGAGAAAAGTAAACAGACAGAAAAGTCTGTCTGTGTTGGGTCGATTTCAAACGTTTTAAAATCAAACCCAACACAGGCACAGTTACGAGCGGGGAACTACAAAAAAAATCACGTCCGAATCCACGGTCTTGATATAGCGATTGAGAACAAAAAGGGATCGTATCGCTCGGGAGAGGATAAAGATGGAAAGGCTTGGAAGACTAAAATCCGAAATGATTACGGATATATCAGAAGGACAACGGGAGCCGATGGCGATCATGTAGACGTATTCCTTGGTCCTGACAACGAATCCGAACTTGTATTCGTTATCAACCAAAAAAACAAAGACCAAAGTTTCGATGAATACAAGGTTATGATCGGTTTTCACGATCAAAAGGCCGCGAAGACTGCCTATCTTTCAAACTACGAAAAAGGTTGGAAAGGATTTGGAAGCATTGTCCCTCTCACTATCTCACAATTCAAAGAATGGTTACGAGTCGGAAAGACAAAGAAGGAATTAAAAAATCCTAAAATAGAATTCCTAAAATCTAGGCTTGCACTCATTTCTAATAATGATTCTTTAGAGAATAACATTCATAGAGAAAAAGAAGAAACTAGGCTCCCTATCCAAAAAGCATATCTGACCCTTTTTGATTCCAAAAGAATAGAAAATCAAACTTCAAAAGAGATCTTAAAAAACTCGCTCTCGGTCCTAAAGGATTGTCTACCGCGACTTGAAAGAATTCTAAAAGCGCAGATAGGAAGAAACGCAGATCCTATCAATACTACATCCGTTTGGAGCGATGGACTCACGCACATTAAGAAAGAAGAGGGATGGAGGGTACTTCCAAAAGGAAGACAGAAAAGAGAATTTGTACCCCAAAATACCCCGAGAAAGAAAGAGGCAAAAGAAGAAACCCCAAAAAAAGGAGACTCGGTTCCGACAACTCTTCCTTTTAACAAACTCAGAGTAATCAAACAGTACACCGACAAAGAGAATTACGATCGTAATCAAATCGATTCTTTAAAAGCTCTTATCTTCCAAAACGGATACGATCCTGGTTTTCCTATGGCGGTTGACCTAAAAGACGATCAGTGGACCGTAGTTGCCGGACACCACCGGTACGAAGCTATAAAAGAACTCATAGGTGAAGGGAAACTTCCTGATAACTTCACCGTTCACGTTGTCCCGAAATCTTTTCAAACCTCTAACGACAGGCTTGTCGCCCAGGTAAGTGAGAATCATAGGCGAAGTGTAAACCCAACCGATGAATCGAAAGCCTACGCTGAGATGCAAAAAAACGGATGGGATACAAAAACCATCGCGGAAAAGCTCGGGAAAAAAGTCGGAGAGATCGACAAGCGTCTCGCACTAAATAATCTCTGCCCGGATCTCTTTAAACTAATCTCAAAAAAAGACAGATCCCTTCCTTTAGGAGTCGCCGAAGTCATTGGAATGTTTGGAAAAGACTCAAACGACAAACCAAACCAGACGATCCAGATAAAAGCGTTCAAATGGTATGTAGAGAACAAATCAAAGTATCCGGGAAAGGGTCCGTCAGTTGTTCAAAATTATATCAAAGAACTCCTTAGCGGGGAGTTTGATAATTTCAGTTTTGAGCAGGTAGCGACAAGCGTACAAAAAGAAGCTTTGCGTTCAATCGGCTCTATGGAGAAGGCCGCGACAAATAGAAAGATGCTCAATACGATGCTTGATACTCTTCAAAAAACGTATAACAGAATTTTAGGTGATAACGTTTCGGCTCTTTCTCCTGAATTTAGTAAAGAACTTGCGGCCTCGATCGCGGTAGCGGAAGACAAAGGAGTGGGTTCCTCAGCAATGATCGGAAGACTTAGCACAATCATACAGGATCTTTCCATAATCAAAAACTCGATTCAATCCAAACTTAAAGAAATCGAAGACGATTCGAGTATAGGTCTTTTATTCGATGCACCCAATCGCGCAGAGTCTCAAAACGATCCTTCAAAAAGTAACAAAGAGGATTATTTGTATCCGATAGCAAGTTAG
- a CDS encoding DUF6171 family protein, whose protein sequence is MEVESLVFSEKRLSVCLSCPLLMKRFLSEQCSVCYCFVRLKTKLKSESCPIGKWKRES, encoded by the coding sequence ATGGAAGTTGAGTCCTTAGTTTTTTCCGAGAAGCGACTTTCCGTATGTCTTTCTTGCCCTCTTCTAATGAAGAGATTCTTATCCGAACAGTGCAGTGTTTGTTATTGTTTCGTGCGCCTCAAAACAAAACTGAAATCCGAGTCTTGCCCGATAGGGAAATGGAAAAGAGAATCCTGA
- a CDS encoding baseplate J/gp47 family protein, translating to MASPYVPKIFLEYVTAIQNSLLASGSRLSNFNPGSRISTWIAAIAGVLAEGDLRTLNGFYYAIKEGVYNAFGFKRLPGLTSVGIVRIEHTGHTDPISIPVFKLDLFGLEYESISSVTIPVGLTFAEIEIRARKPGTDYNIRRLSINTLEGLGTVNIELPPNIRIWNPSDFAGGTNLETEESRLKRFRNFIVSLGRSTKLGIYTAATSIPGIAGVQLTTNCNPYSGAFEIGWINLYVSDGTSNPPQSLLDLVQRTIEGDLKDPENYPGYAAAGTQVVVFRIPVFGITVKFRLELQKESQLKDEDALSIALNQITVYLNTLPVGFDVLLKQVEGTILKAHPDFYRVTIDEFYGKLSLSPVPNPLPALTDISVPSTYLPRTGGTSGGVISGTIERVEPT from the coding sequence GTGGCTTCTCCGTATGTTCCTAAAATTTTCCTAGAATACGTTACCGCGATTCAGAATTCACTCCTTGCAAGTGGTTCTCGTCTTTCAAACTTCAACCCAGGATCTAGAATCTCAACGTGGATCGCAGCGATCGCTGGCGTTCTCGCGGAAGGGGATCTAAGAACCCTAAACGGTTTTTATTACGCGATTAAAGAAGGCGTCTATAACGCATTTGGATTTAAAAGACTCCCCGGTTTAACTTCCGTCGGAATCGTTCGAATAGAACACACAGGTCATACCGATCCAATTTCGATTCCCGTTTTTAAACTCGACCTCTTCGGTCTTGAGTATGAATCGATTTCGTCTGTAACGATTCCTGTAGGTCTCACCTTTGCAGAAATTGAAATCCGAGCAAGAAAACCCGGAACCGATTATAATATCCGAAGACTTTCAATCAATACACTTGAAGGTCTTGGAACAGTTAATATTGAACTTCCTCCAAACATACGGATCTGGAATCCGTCTGACTTCGCAGGAGGAACAAATCTTGAAACCGAAGAAAGCAGACTCAAACGTTTTCGAAACTTTATCGTTTCACTCGGTCGTTCTACAAAACTCGGAATCTATACAGCCGCGACCTCAATACCAGGAATCGCCGGTGTTCAACTAACCACCAATTGCAATCCGTATTCGGGAGCGTTCGAAATCGGGTGGATCAATTTGTATGTAAGCGACGGAACCTCAAACCCTCCACAAAGTCTTTTGGATTTGGTTCAAAGGACAATCGAGGGAGACCTAAAAGATCCTGAAAATTATCCGGGATACGCGGCGGCTGGAACACAAGTCGTTGTATTTCGAATTCCTGTTTTCGGAATCACGGTCAAGTTTCGTCTCGAACTTCAAAAAGAATCCCAACTTAAAGACGAAGACGCGTTAAGCATCGCTTTAAACCAGATCACAGTTTATCTAAACACACTTCCCGTTGGATTCGACGTACTTCTAAAACAAGTCGAGGGAACCATTCTAAAAGCACATCCAGACTTTTACCGAGTAACGATCGATGAGTTCTATGGAAAACTCAGTTTAAGTCCCGTTCCGAATCCACTTCCTGCACTTACTGACATTTCAGTTCCTTCCACGTATCTTCCGCGAACAGGTGGAACCTCGGGAGGGGTTATCTCAGGAACTATTGAACGCGTGGAGCCGACCTAA
- a CDS encoding FapA family protein gives MRKGFSNDAFDFQERPQSPDSFLTPALLATVTEVLPRFRANVITTFGEPFKKVRYFGPFINQNGNAHGRAFGLKKDQLVLLEFISGSYRAPVITQVFPFATKDSDLSNLQTFWSKFTFLDTEKDIIDFHESGYCIRKTTHKIEIYNENQELVFSLDFQNKKAKLKIENLEIEGETTFKGNTNFQGDLTIQGDTEQSGKITVSEDVEIAGVSAKNHGHTYSPGPSPQTKTGPPI, from the coding sequence ATGAGAAAAGGATTCTCAAATGACGCATTTGATTTTCAAGAGCGTCCACAGTCGCCGGATTCTTTTCTAACACCCGCGTTACTTGCAACCGTAACCGAAGTTCTACCCCGCTTTCGAGCAAACGTCATAACAACCTTTGGAGAGCCATTTAAAAAGGTTCGCTACTTTGGACCTTTTATAAACCAAAACGGAAACGCACATGGACGCGCGTTCGGACTCAAAAAAGACCAACTCGTTCTTTTAGAGTTTATTTCCGGCTCCTATCGCGCGCCCGTCATTACTCAAGTTTTTCCATTCGCTACAAAGGATTCCGACCTTTCTAATCTGCAAACGTTTTGGAGTAAGTTCACATTTCTTGATACGGAAAAGGACATTATCGACTTTCACGAATCCGGTTACTGCATACGAAAAACCACCCACAAAATCGAAATCTATAACGAGAATCAAGAACTAGTGTTCTCACTCGACTTTCAAAACAAAAAAGCAAAGTTAAAAATTGAGAATTTAGAAATTGAAGGTGAAACAACATTCAAAGGGAATACGAATTTCCAAGGGGATTTAACTATTCAAGGAGATACGGAACAAAGCGGAAAGATAACGGTTAGTGAAGACGTTGAAATAGCCGGTGTCTCTGCTAAAAATCACGGACATACCTATTCCCCTGGTCCATCACCACAGACAAAAACAGGCCCACCGATTTAA